One window of Pseudomonas sp. ML2-2023-3 genomic DNA carries:
- a CDS encoding ABC transporter permease, protein MLKGYGAVILDGAWLTLQLALSSMALAIVLGLIGVSLRLSPVRWLAWMGDLYSTVIRGIPDLVLILLIFYGGQDLLNRVAPMLGYDDYIDLNPLAAGIGTLGFIFGAYLSETFRGAFMAIPKGQAEAGMAYGMSSFQVFFRVLVPQMIRLAIPGFTNNWLVLTKATALISVVGLQDMMFKAKQAADATREPFTFFLAVAAMYLVLTSVSLLALRQLEKRYSVGVRAAEL, encoded by the coding sequence ATGTTGAAAGGCTACGGGGCTGTCATCCTCGATGGCGCTTGGCTGACGCTTCAGCTCGCCTTGTCGTCCATGGCCCTGGCCATTGTTCTAGGTCTGATCGGTGTTTCGTTACGCTTGTCGCCGGTACGCTGGCTGGCCTGGATGGGCGATCTGTATTCGACGGTAATCCGCGGGATTCCCGATCTGGTGCTGATTTTGCTGATTTTTTACGGTGGCCAGGATTTGCTCAATCGCGTGGCGCCGATGCTGGGCTACGACGACTATATCGACTTGAATCCGCTGGCGGCCGGTATCGGCACCCTGGGCTTCATTTTCGGTGCCTACCTGTCCGAAACCTTTCGTGGTGCGTTCATGGCCATCCCCAAGGGGCAGGCTGAGGCCGGCATGGCGTATGGCATGAGTTCGTTTCAGGTGTTTTTCCGGGTATTGGTGCCGCAGATGATTCGCCTGGCGATTCCGGGCTTTACCAATAACTGGCTGGTATTGACCAAAGCCACGGCCCTGATTTCGGTGGTCGGCTTGCAAGACATGATGTTCAAGGCCAAGCAGGCGGCTGATGCCACCCGCGAGCCGTTCACCTTCTTCCTGGCCGTAGCAGCGATGTATCTGGTGTTGACCAGTGTTTCGCTGCTGGCGTTGCGACAACTTGAGAAGCGCTACTCGGTAGGCGTAAGGGCGGCTGAGCTATGA
- a CDS encoding ABC transporter substrate-binding protein, with product MKKLVLLGALALSVLSLQAFAADKPLKIGIEAAYPPFASKAPDGSIVGFDYDIGNALCEQMQVKCVWVEQEFDGLIPALKVRKIDAILSSMSITEDRKKSVDFTNKYYLTPARLVMKEGTVVGDNLEELKGKKIGVQRGSIHDRFAKEVLAPKGATVVPYGSQNEIYLDVEAGRLDGTVADATLLEDGFLKTPAGKGYAFAGPAFTDVKYFGDGVGIAVRKGDALKDKINTAITAIRENGKYKQIQDKYFNFDIYGQ from the coding sequence ATGAAGAAACTCGTGCTTCTTGGCGCCCTGGCACTGTCCGTGCTGTCCCTGCAGGCTTTTGCTGCTGATAAACCTCTGAAGATTGGTATTGAAGCGGCGTACCCTCCGTTCGCCTCCAAGGCCCCGGATGGCAGTATCGTGGGTTTTGACTACGACATCGGTAATGCTCTGTGCGAGCAGATGCAGGTCAAGTGTGTGTGGGTCGAACAAGAATTCGACGGTCTGATCCCTGCGCTGAAAGTGCGCAAGATCGATGCCATCCTGTCCTCGATGTCGATTACCGAAGACCGCAAGAAGTCGGTTGATTTCACCAACAAGTACTACCTCACTCCGGCACGTCTGGTGATGAAGGAAGGCACTGTGGTCGGCGATAACCTTGAAGAGCTCAAGGGCAAGAAAATCGGCGTACAGCGCGGTTCGATCCACGACCGTTTCGCCAAGGAAGTTCTGGCGCCTAAAGGTGCAACCGTTGTTCCTTACGGTTCGCAGAACGAAATCTATCTGGACGTAGAAGCGGGCCGCCTTGATGGCACCGTTGCAGACGCCACCCTGCTCGAAGACGGTTTCCTGAAAACCCCGGCGGGTAAAGGCTATGCATTTGCAGGTCCGGCATTCACCGACGTCAAATATTTTGGTGACGGCGTAGGTATCGCAGTGCGCAAGGGCGATGCCCTCAAAGACAAGATCAACACTGCAATTACCGCTATCCGTGAAAACGGCAAGTACAAGCAAATCCAGGACAAATACTTCAACTTCGATATTTACGGTCAGTAA
- the acs gene encoding acetate--CoA ligase, translating into MSAASLYPVRPEVAANTLTDEVTYKAMYQQSVVNPDGFWREQAKRLDWIKPFTTVKQTSFDDHHVDIKWFADGTLNVSYNCLDRHLAERGDQVAIIWEGDDPSEQRNITYRELHEEVCKLANALRGQDVHRGDVVTIYMPMVPEAVVAMLACTRIGAIHSVVFGGFSPEALAGRIIDCKSKVVITADEGLRGGKRTALKANVDVALTNPDTSSVQKIIVFKRTGGDIAWYKHRDIWYHDLMAVASKHCAPKEMGAEEALFILYTSGSTGKPKGVQHTTGGYLLYAALTHERVFDYRPGEIYWCTADVGWVTGHTYIVYGPLANGATTLLFEGVPNYPDITRVSKIVDKHKVNILYTAPTAIRAMMAEGQAAVKDADGSSLRLLGSVGEPINPEAWNWYYTTVGKERCPIVDTWWQTETGACMMSPLPGAHALKPGSAARPFFGVVPGLVDNLGNLIEGAAEGNLVILDSWPGQARTLYGDHDRFVDTYFKTFRGMYFTGDGARRDEDGYYWITGRVDDVLNVSGHRMGTAEIESAMVAHPKVAEAAVVGVPHDIKGQGIYVYVTLNGGEEPSEALRLELKNWVRKEIGPIASPDVIQWAPGLPKTRSGKIMRRILRKIATGEYDGLGDISTLADPGVVQHLIETHKGMKVA; encoded by the coding sequence ATGAGTGCCGCTTCCCTGTATCCCGTACGCCCTGAAGTCGCTGCCAACACGCTGACTGACGAGGTGACCTACAAGGCGATGTACCAGCAGTCCGTCGTCAACCCGGATGGCTTCTGGCGCGAACAAGCAAAGCGTCTCGACTGGATCAAGCCTTTTACTACCGTCAAGCAGACGTCCTTCGACGACCATCATGTCGACATCAAATGGTTTGCAGATGGCACGCTCAACGTTTCCTACAACTGCCTGGATCGCCACCTTGCCGAGCGCGGCGATCAGGTCGCTATCATCTGGGAAGGGGATGACCCTTCCGAACAGCGCAACATCACCTACCGCGAACTGCACGAAGAAGTGTGCAAGCTTGCCAACGCCCTGCGCGGTCAGGATGTGCACCGTGGTGATGTCGTTACTATCTATATGCCGATGGTGCCTGAAGCCGTAGTCGCCATGCTGGCCTGTACCCGGATCGGCGCGATTCACTCCGTGGTGTTTGGTGGTTTCTCGCCTGAGGCACTGGCCGGACGGATCATCGATTGCAAATCCAAGGTGGTCATTACCGCTGACGAAGGTCTGCGTGGTGGCAAGCGCACAGCGCTCAAGGCCAATGTCGATGTGGCATTGACCAACCCGGACACTTCCAGTGTGCAGAAGATCATTGTGTTCAAGCGTACCGGTGGCGACATCGCCTGGTACAAGCACCGTGACATCTGGTACCACGACTTGATGGCCGTTGCTTCGAAGCACTGCGCTCCGAAAGAAATGGGGGCCGAAGAAGCCCTGTTCATCCTGTATACCTCTGGCTCAACCGGCAAGCCCAAGGGCGTTCAGCACACCACGGGCGGCTATCTGCTCTATGCGGCACTGACCCACGAGCGCGTGTTCGATTACCGTCCTGGCGAGATTTACTGGTGCACGGCCGATGTGGGCTGGGTGACCGGTCACACCTATATCGTTTACGGGCCATTGGCCAATGGCGCGACCACCCTGTTGTTTGAAGGTGTGCCGAACTATCCGGACATCACCCGCGTGTCGAAAATTGTCGACAAGCACAAGGTCAACATTCTCTACACCGCGCCAACCGCCATTCGCGCCATGATGGCTGAAGGTCAGGCTGCGGTTAAGGATGCCGATGGCTCCAGCTTGCGTTTGCTGGGTTCGGTGGGCGAACCGATTAACCCTGAGGCCTGGAACTGGTACTACACAACCGTGGGCAAGGAGCGTTGCCCGATCGTGGATACCTGGTGGCAGACCGAGACCGGTGCTTGCATGATGAGCCCGCTGCCGGGGGCGCACGCACTCAAGCCTGGCTCTGCGGCGCGTCCGTTCTTCGGCGTGGTGCCGGGGCTGGTGGATAACCTGGGTAACCTTATAGAAGGGGCTGCCGAAGGCAACCTGGTGATTCTGGATTCGTGGCCGGGGCAGGCGCGGACCCTGTATGGCGATCACGACCGTTTCGTCGACACCTACTTCAAGACCTTCCGTGGCATGTACTTCACCGGTGACGGCGCGCGTCGCGATGAGGATGGCTACTACTGGATCACGGGTCGCGTGGATGACGTGCTCAACGTGTCCGGCCACCGGATGGGTACCGCCGAAATCGAAAGCGCGATGGTGGCGCACCCTAAAGTTGCCGAGGCCGCAGTTGTCGGCGTGCCGCATGACATCAAGGGGCAGGGGATCTATGTCTACGTCACGCTCAATGGTGGCGAGGAGCCGAGTGAAGCGCTGCGCCTTGAGTTGAAAAACTGGGTGCGCAAGGAAATCGGCCCGATCGCCTCGCCGGATGTCATCCAGTGGGCACCGGGGCTGCCGAAAACCCGCTCGGGCAAAATCATGCGCCGCATTTTGCGCAAGATTGCCACCGGTGAATACGATGGTCTGGGTGATATCTCTACCCTGGCTGACCCGGGTGTGGTGCAGCACTTGATTGAAACCCACAAAGGCATGAAAGTCGCATAA
- a CDS encoding DUF2790 domain-containing protein, whose protein sequence is MKALLVLALSSVCLTAMADETSTQATHQQPAVEQYSYSSELDIAKVISMSEIPSVCEVVPAQMVYEDSQGMQHTLEYRVMGNGCSNG, encoded by the coding sequence ATGAAAGCGTTGTTAGTTCTGGCTCTGAGCAGTGTGTGTTTAACCGCCATGGCGGATGAAACAAGCACACAGGCTACGCACCAGCAACCTGCCGTTGAACAGTATTCCTACTCTTCCGAACTGGACATTGCCAAAGTGATTTCCATGAGCGAAATCCCCAGCGTCTGCGAAGTCGTACCGGCGCAAATGGTCTACGAAGACTCCCAGGGCATGCAGCACACCCTCGAATACCGCGTGATGGGTAACGGTTGTTCCAACGGCTGA
- a CDS encoding heme utilization protein, whose amino-acid sequence MKRSLIVAFSLSVLASAAFAADGYDRTHAASFTEDGYNSTRSASFAEDGYDSTRSASFAEDGYDNTRSAGFAEDGYDRTNGHRLS is encoded by the coding sequence ATGAAACGCTCCTTGATAGTGGCTTTTAGTTTGTCAGTTCTGGCCAGCGCAGCGTTTGCCGCTGACGGTTATGACCGCACTCACGCAGCCAGCTTTACAGAAGACGGCTACAACAGCACACGCTCGGCCAGCTTTGCAGAAGACGGTTACGACAGCACACGCTCGGCCAGCTTTGCCGAAGATGGCTATGACAACACCCGCTCGGCAGGTTTTGCCGAAGATGGTTATGACCGTACCAACGGCCATCGCCTCAGCTGA
- a CDS encoding ribonucleotide-diphosphate reductase subunit beta, with protein MLSWDEFDKEDEGEVAVKGANAGHATEANMDRLDAAGGVAAQEARAVTASDSAAIIRAKAALDNLDIAEGLAELEGASARVAVDEKMMINCRADLNQLVPFKYDWAWQKYLDGCANHWMPQEVNMTADIALWKNPEGLTDDERRIVMRNLGFFSTADSLVANNLVLAVYRLITNPECRQYILRQAFEEAIHTHAYQYCIESLAMDEGEIFNMYHEIPSVAKKATWGLKYTRSISDPKFETGTVETDKELLRNLIAYYCVLEGIFFYCGFTQILSMGRRNKMTGVAEQFQYILRDESMHLNFGIDVINQIKIENPHLWDAEMKEEASQMILQGTQLEIEYARDTMPRGVLGMNAAMMEDYLKFIANRRLSQIGLKEEYPGTTNPFPWMSEIMDLKKEKNFFETRVIEYQTGGALSWD; from the coding sequence ATGCTGAGCTGGGACGAATTCGACAAAGAAGACGAAGGCGAAGTCGCTGTTAAAGGCGCCAACGCAGGCCACGCAACCGAAGCCAACATGGACCGCCTCGACGCCGCCGGCGGCGTAGCAGCCCAGGAAGCCCGTGCAGTGACCGCCAGCGACTCGGCCGCGATCATTCGCGCCAAGGCTGCCCTGGACAACCTCGACATCGCTGAAGGTCTGGCCGAACTCGAAGGCGCTTCCGCCCGTGTTGCGGTTGACGAAAAGATGATGATCAACTGCCGCGCCGACCTCAACCAGCTCGTGCCGTTCAAGTACGACTGGGCCTGGCAGAAGTACCTGGACGGTTGCGCAAACCACTGGATGCCGCAAGAAGTCAACATGACCGCCGACATCGCCCTCTGGAAAAACCCGGAAGGCCTGACCGACGACGAGCGCCGCATCGTGATGCGCAACCTGGGCTTCTTCTCCACCGCCGACTCCCTGGTTGCCAACAACCTGGTGCTGGCCGTGTACCGCCTGATCACCAACCCTGAATGCCGCCAGTACATCCTGCGCCAGGCATTCGAAGAGGCGATCCACACCCACGCCTACCAGTACTGCATCGAATCGCTGGCCATGGATGAAGGCGAGATCTTCAACATGTACCACGAGATCCCGTCGGTCGCTAAAAAAGCCACCTGGGGCCTCAAATACACCCGTTCGATCTCCGATCCGAAGTTCGAAACCGGCACCGTTGAGACCGATAAAGAGCTGCTGCGCAACCTGATCGCCTACTACTGCGTTCTGGAAGGCATCTTCTTCTATTGCGGCTTTACCCAGATCCTGTCGATGGGCCGTCGCAACAAAATGACCGGTGTCGCCGAGCAGTTCCAATACATCCTGCGCGACGAATCCATGCACCTGAACTTCGGCATCGATGTGATCAACCAGATCAAAATCGAAAACCCGCATCTGTGGGACGCTGAAATGAAGGAAGAAGCTTCGCAGATGATCCTGCAAGGCACCCAACTGGAAATCGAATACGCTCGCGACACCATGCCGCGCGGCGTACTGGGCATGAACGCCGCGATGATGGAGGACTACCTCAAATTCATCGCCAACCGCCGCCTGTCGCAAATCGGCCTGAAAGAAGAATACCCGGGCACGACCAACCCGTTCCCATGGATGAGCGAAATCATGGACTTGAAGAAAGAGAAAAATTTCTTCGAAACGCGGGTAATTGAATACCAAACCGGTGGTGCATTGAGCTGGGATTGA
- a CDS encoding helix-turn-helix transcriptional regulator — protein sequence MPHSATRSTFERIVINQFTPLHCAQAREMLGWNLEYLSQQSGVSVPAIERFEAQGPVRDVTRLALAYSLEAQGLVFFPGFAPGRGGNVRGTTPDPMGREDFAMIE from the coding sequence ATGCCTCATTCAGCCACGCGCAGTACGTTTGAACGCATTGTCATTAATCAATTTACCCCGCTGCACTGCGCGCAAGCCCGCGAAATGCTTGGCTGGAATCTCGAGTATCTGAGCCAGCAGTCCGGGGTTTCAGTCCCGGCAATTGAACGCTTCGAAGCCCAAGGCCCTGTGCGCGACGTTACCCGGCTGGCCCTCGCCTACAGCCTGGAGGCGCAAGGGCTGGTGTTCTTTCCCGGGTTTGCGCCCGGTCGCGGGGGCAATGTTCGCGGCACTACACCCGACCCGATGGGCCGCGAAGACTTTGCCATGATCGAGTAA
- a CDS encoding MBL fold metallo-hydrolase, which yields MALDSRSAERLKPAERYQGAFRNDGARPSSSLGKTLGIFWRMLFQKPASTRPAGVIPVKPLTCEQLAAAPDFSVYRLGHSTLLLKLNGKYWLTDPVYAQRASPLQWIGPKRFHAPPISLQELPPLEAVILSHNHYDHLDQKTVLQLAAKTQHFLAPLGVGDLLIKWGVQASKVQQLDWWQDTHVAGIRFIATPSQHFSGRGLFDHNQTLWASWVMIIDGVRIFFSGDSGYFDGFKLIGEQLGPFDLTLMETGAYNVDWPHVHMQPEHSLQAHIDLNGRWLMPIHNGTFDLAFHAWSEPFDRIVALAEQRNVLITTPQMGEVFNLMQPHKGRAWWLEVHTPE from the coding sequence ATGGCACTCGACTCACGCAGTGCTGAGCGGCTTAAACCCGCTGAGCGTTATCAAGGTGCATTTCGAAATGATGGCGCCCGGCCGTCCTCCAGTCTTGGCAAGACCTTGGGTATTTTTTGGAGAATGCTTTTTCAAAAGCCTGCGAGTACACGTCCTGCAGGTGTGATTCCGGTCAAGCCGTTAACCTGTGAACAGTTGGCTGCGGCACCTGACTTCAGTGTCTATCGATTGGGGCACTCGACCTTGCTGCTCAAGCTCAATGGCAAGTACTGGCTGACCGATCCCGTCTACGCGCAGCGTGCCTCACCGCTGCAGTGGATTGGCCCCAAGCGTTTCCATGCTCCCCCCATCAGCCTTCAAGAGCTTCCACCGTTGGAGGCCGTGATTCTTTCCCATAATCACTACGATCACCTGGACCAAAAAACCGTGTTGCAACTGGCGGCTAAAACGCAGCATTTTTTGGCGCCGCTGGGTGTCGGCGACCTGTTGATCAAATGGGGAGTACAGGCCAGCAAAGTTCAGCAACTGGATTGGTGGCAAGACACCCATGTTGCAGGCATTCGTTTTATCGCCACTCCATCCCAGCACTTTTCAGGCCGCGGCCTGTTTGATCACAACCAGACGCTTTGGGCATCCTGGGTGATGATCATTGATGGGGTGCGGATTTTCTTCAGTGGAGATTCGGGGTACTTCGACGGCTTCAAGCTGATTGGTGAACAGTTGGGACCATTCGACCTGACTCTAATGGAAACGGGGGCCTACAACGTCGATTGGCCACATGTACACATGCAGCCCGAGCACAGCCTGCAAGCCCACATCGACCTCAATGGACGTTGGCTAATGCCGATTCACAACGGCACCTTTGATCTGGCTTTCCATGCCTGGTCCGAGCCGTTTGACCGTATTGTGGCGTTGGCGGAGCAACGCAATGTACTCATTACAACGCCACAAATGGGGGAAGTGTTCAACCTGATGCAGCCCCACAAAGGGCGTGCCTGGTGGCTTGAAGTACACACCCCGGAGTAG
- a CDS encoding diguanylate cyclase, producing the protein MDNKRGKGLSFAKRIYTPRAIGSGFGGLSLVAALYPLDKPIWLWGLLLFNALVWPHLAFQLSSRATYPYRTERRNILIDSLCGGFWAATIQFNALPTVIIVSMMMMHNVAAGGPRFLLYGVLAQLAGVLISLLFLGAAFTPETNSLQVYACIPVLILYPFSVGMVSYRLAITLAEHKRALSTLSRTDSLTGLLNHGSWKDLLHLSFLQSRESRSPATLALIDIDHFKQINDTYGHIVGDCVLRQLSKELKDNLRAQDLAGRYGGDEFCIILPNRSLHQAQEIMERLRQVFCNFQHADEPELRISVSLSIGLASCRPEFQNASTWLNEADKALYIAKNTGRNKISISAADTLSQPY; encoded by the coding sequence ATGGACAATAAAAGAGGCAAAGGCTTGTCGTTTGCCAAGCGTATTTATACGCCACGTGCCATAGGTTCAGGGTTTGGCGGGCTCAGTCTGGTAGCCGCCCTGTACCCTCTCGACAAGCCCATCTGGCTATGGGGACTGCTGCTGTTCAATGCACTCGTATGGCCACACCTGGCATTCCAATTGTCTTCACGTGCGACCTATCCGTATCGGACTGAGCGGCGAAACATCTTGATTGACTCGCTGTGCGGGGGGTTCTGGGCAGCAACCATCCAGTTCAACGCGCTGCCGACAGTCATTATTGTGTCCATGATGATGATGCATAACGTCGCGGCAGGAGGGCCAAGATTTCTCCTGTACGGTGTGTTGGCGCAGCTGGCAGGGGTCCTGATTTCGCTTCTGTTTCTGGGAGCTGCCTTCACGCCTGAAACCAACAGCCTGCAAGTCTATGCCTGCATACCGGTGCTGATTCTTTATCCGTTTTCTGTAGGCATGGTCAGCTATCGCCTGGCGATAACCTTGGCCGAGCATAAACGCGCACTGAGCACCCTGAGCCGCACCGACAGCCTGACCGGGCTGCTCAATCACGGCTCATGGAAAGACCTGCTGCACCTGAGCTTCCTGCAAAGCCGGGAGAGTCGTTCGCCCGCCACCCTGGCCCTGATTGATATCGACCATTTCAAGCAGATCAATGATACCTACGGGCATATCGTCGGTGATTGTGTATTGCGCCAGCTCAGCAAGGAGCTCAAGGACAACTTGCGCGCTCAAGACCTGGCTGGTCGGTATGGCGGTGATGAATTCTGCATCATCCTGCCCAACCGCTCTCTGCATCAGGCCCAGGAAATCATGGAGCGACTGCGTCAGGTATTTTGCAACTTTCAACACGCGGACGAGCCTGAACTGCGGATAAGCGTAAGCCTGAGCATTGGACTGGCCTCTTGCCGCCCCGAGTTTCAAAACGCTTCCACTTGGTTGAATGAAGCCGATAAAGCACTGTATATCGCAAAAAATACGGGCCGTAACAAAATCAGTATCAGCGCTGCAGACACTCTTTCACAGCCGTATTGA
- a CDS encoding DUF2025 family protein: protein MRITSQLICQAADQLNGFVGLNRKTGQHIVRFSEDSFGMDVADDNITPASEFVWHADGADTMTLKRELIQLLLDQNIDDRLNITEPLRVYMQRLDVPEISAVRRCVN, encoded by the coding sequence ATGCGTATCACTTCGCAACTAATCTGCCAGGCCGCCGACCAGCTAAACGGCTTTGTCGGTTTAAATCGCAAGACAGGCCAGCACATTGTCCGTTTCAGTGAGGATTCCTTCGGGATGGATGTCGCTGACGACAACATTACGCCCGCCAGCGAGTTTGTCTGGCACGCCGATGGCGCAGACACCATGACCCTCAAGCGCGAGCTGATTCAGTTATTACTGGATCAAAATATTGATGATCGTTTGAACATCACCGAGCCATTGCGTGTGTACATGCAGCGTCTGGACGTGCCTGAGATTTCGGCTGTACGCCGTTGCGTCAATTGA
- a CDS encoding glycerophosphodiester phosphodiesterase has protein sequence MPDPFGKTALLLSLLLGMGGAQAASASSTTEAALANAHGIPRPAVIAHRGASFDAPESTAAAYTLARDLGADYLEMDLQRSKDGVLFALHDNSLLRTTDVAKKFPERKDSPASAFTLAELKTLDAGSWFNQAYPDRARPSYVGLPILTLDEIIDIAQGNPQHKPGLYIETKEPKQFPGLEHDLKNKLSERGWLEPATTTAEPLVGQGKGRIMLQTFDKNSLELLQKEMPNTPKILLLWVGEGGMTPNTTQRFADSGEKDKAAYYAKLQPKDKAEFIQWLDFAKANGAIGTGPSAALTRGGDQSYFDLIKPWMNKATHDKGLLVHVYTLDEPVDFKKAMDAGVDGIFTNRASELLTYYQRSAPHSVNQVLEKNGY, from the coding sequence ATGCCTGACCCTTTTGGCAAAACCGCCCTGCTACTGAGCCTGCTTCTGGGCATGGGCGGCGCACAGGCCGCCAGCGCATCCAGCACGACCGAGGCGGCACTGGCCAACGCTCATGGCATACCGCGTCCTGCAGTGATTGCACATCGGGGTGCCTCCTTCGACGCCCCGGAATCAACAGCAGCAGCCTATACCCTCGCCCGGGACCTGGGCGCCGACTATCTGGAAATGGACCTTCAACGCAGCAAGGACGGGGTTCTGTTTGCGTTACATGACAACAGCCTGTTACGCACCACCGACGTGGCCAAAAAATTCCCGGAACGCAAGGACAGTCCCGCCAGCGCCTTCACGCTGGCCGAGCTTAAAACCCTGGATGCCGGTAGCTGGTTCAATCAGGCTTATCCCGATCGTGCGCGCCCATCCTATGTTGGGCTGCCCATTCTGACGCTGGACGAAATAATCGATATTGCCCAAGGCAACCCGCAACACAAGCCTGGCCTGTACATCGAAACCAAAGAGCCCAAACAGTTCCCGGGGCTTGAGCACGACCTGAAAAACAAACTGAGCGAACGTGGCTGGCTCGAACCGGCAACAACAACGGCAGAGCCTCTGGTCGGCCAGGGAAAAGGCCGGATAATGTTGCAAACCTTTGACAAAAACAGCCTCGAACTGCTGCAAAAAGAAATGCCCAACACACCAAAAATCCTGCTGTTATGGGTCGGTGAAGGCGGTATGACACCGAACACCACTCAGCGCTTCGCCGACTCGGGCGAGAAGGATAAAGCTGCGTATTACGCCAAGCTGCAGCCTAAGGACAAGGCCGAGTTCATCCAGTGGCTCGACTTTGCCAAGGCCAACGGAGCCATCGGTACAGGCCCTTCGGCAGCGTTGACCCGCGGCGGTGACCAGAGCTACTTCGACCTGATCAAGCCGTGGATGAACAAGGCGACCCACGACAAGGGCTTGCTGGTACACGTGTACACCCTCGACGAACCCGTGGACTTCAAGAAGGCAATGGACGCAGGCGTCGACGGTATTTTCACTAACCGCGCAAGCGAACTGCTCACGTACTACCAGCGATCGGCTCCACACAGCGTCAACCAAGTGCTGGAAAAGAATGGCTACTGA
- a CDS encoding PepSY domain-containing protein: MKALNIVFATLALALTAGVAQADVRPDHIPGLIKSGEITSFEKLNQAALDKHPGATILDTELDHSYGKLVYEVELRDTKGVKWDVDLDAKTAEVLQDKQDT, from the coding sequence ATGAAAGCACTGAATATAGTATTCGCCACTCTTGCCCTGGCACTGACTGCCGGTGTTGCCCAGGCAGATGTACGCCCAGACCATATTCCAGGGCTGATCAAGTCGGGTGAAATCACCTCATTTGAAAAGTTGAATCAAGCGGCGCTGGATAAACACCCAGGCGCAACCATTCTCGATACAGAGCTTGATCATTCCTACGGCAAACTGGTTTATGAAGTTGAATTACGCGATACCAAAGGCGTTAAGTGGGACGTTGATCTCGACGCCAAAACAGCTGAGGTCCTGCAGGACAAACAAGACACTTGA
- a CDS encoding GAF domain-containing sensor histidine kinase: MAQGAIDDIATINRISAVPAILKVITEMTGMRFAAVARVTQTTWTACAVLDNLNFGLQPGGELDLVSTLCFESMNSHLPIVIDNASEDPLYQNHHTPKMYRFKSYITIPVWRTDGSFFGTLCALDPEPARLRDSTIQSTMESFSRLLSLQIEAEENLQRTETALQQERENAELREQFIAVIGHDLRNPLFAITAAAERLLRKHSNPQTYVLVQHILTSGHRASQLVNDVLDFARGRLGSGIPVTLSECRDLNQVFSHVISEIQNVHPERLILSQIGQLKGLQCDSGRLAQLLSNLLINAITHGSSTGTVRVAIQTQDGVFSIRVANQGKTIPADVLPHLFKPYSRPANHIPQAGLGLGLYIASQIALSHGGQLEVASDEVHGTVFTFSLPMN, translated from the coding sequence ATGGCGCAAGGCGCGATTGACGATATCGCAACGATTAACCGGATCAGTGCTGTTCCAGCGATCCTCAAGGTCATTACTGAAATGACCGGAATGCGCTTTGCCGCCGTTGCCCGTGTCACCCAAACAACCTGGACCGCCTGCGCGGTACTCGACAATCTGAACTTTGGTTTGCAGCCGGGTGGAGAGCTGGACCTGGTCAGTACCCTGTGCTTTGAAAGCATGAACTCGCACCTGCCGATCGTCATCGACAACGCCAGCGAAGATCCGCTGTACCAGAACCATCACACGCCAAAAATGTATCGTTTCAAGAGCTACATCACGATTCCGGTGTGGCGTACCGACGGCAGTTTTTTCGGCACCCTGTGTGCACTTGACCCAGAGCCTGCACGCCTCAGGGACAGCACCATCCAGTCGACAATGGAGTCTTTTTCACGCCTGCTATCGCTGCAAATCGAAGCAGAAGAAAACCTGCAGCGCACAGAAACAGCGCTGCAGCAGGAGCGAGAAAATGCTGAGTTGCGCGAACAATTTATCGCCGTTATCGGCCATGACTTGCGCAACCCGTTATTCGCCATTACGGCCGCCGCCGAGCGCTTGCTGCGCAAGCACTCCAACCCGCAGACCTACGTTCTGGTGCAGCACATCCTGACCTCTGGCCATCGGGCCTCGCAGCTGGTCAATGACGTCCTGGACTTTGCCCGGGGACGGCTCGGCAGCGGAATCCCCGTGACCTTGAGCGAATGCCGGGATCTGAATCAGGTATTCAGCCACGTGATTTCAGAGATACAAAATGTTCATCCCGAGCGGTTGATCCTCTCGCAGATAGGTCAACTCAAAGGTCTTCAATGTGACAGTGGCCGCTTGGCACAACTGCTCTCCAACCTGCTGATCAACGCCATCACCCATGGCTCTTCCACCGGCACGGTGCGCGTCGCCATCCAGACCCAGGATGGCGTGTTCAGTATCAGGGTGGCCAACCAGGGCAAGACCATTCCGGCTGATGTGCTGCCACACTTGTTCAAACCCTATTCACGTCCGGCCAACCACATCCCGCAAGCCGGTCTTGGACTTGGGTTGTACATTGCCAGCCAGATCGCCCTGTCCCATGGAGGCCAACTCGAAGTCGCCTCCGATGAAGTTCATGGCACGGTTTTCACCTTCAGCTTGCCGATGAACTGA